In Lolium rigidum isolate FL_2022 chromosome 3, APGP_CSIRO_Lrig_0.1, whole genome shotgun sequence, the genomic window ttcacgcaaaaaatgataaaccatcaccgatttgttgtatacattacttttcacgcaaaaaatgatagaccatcaccgatttcttgtagccattactattcacggtagcctaacttgttacaaaagctggtttcagtgagacctaaccaaatttggcatacattatgccatatctataagggaataacaacaaggaatatctaaagggaaagtttcacaaaatttgaaatttatggcgaaaatgatgccatacatgatgctgtttttcgaggttttgacctgaaaatcaattggatattataaagggaaataaaaagttcaaaaaatataaaaacgaaacaatctatctatctatgtatataagatcagctgtatgaaatttgagatcatttagaggaggtagaataaatcaccttgttagaaaagctggtttcagtgaggcgaaacggcatgcgtttaagcaaagtgattttttcgaacatctccaaatgatcccaaatttgccatacatgatgccatacgtgtaacaacaaggaaccctatctaaaaagtgtcaaaaaagtttgcccaaccgtatagctctatcaaaaagaacctcaccatggcgctagtataattttgggcttagttacaaactttcgttacctaaccttcaacacgaaacttgtttcaaatcacttttggcgtacaagaaacaaatccctccttgattcgagcaccacagcctccaaactttgccgatgccgatatcggcatggtcgaaacggctatgctcgacgccactctgctaggtcaccgtcgggatgcaccctcaatcccgtcccctcattcgatcaacgacacaccggagataccgccgaggccaatgccgaacgtacatgctgatgccaatgccgaacatgcatccacgccgatgtgggcacggccacgccgccctgctatgctttggacgccacggaccaccgcgaggtctttcccttcgccaccacactcttctagcacccatctatacacgccggaaaggagagacactagttttctctacattgctcgcgttcgtgtcggacacggtcggtcaaagttttgaggtagtcgtcgatgtcgtcgaccatttcttctcttctttgcatggttaaacgcgtctagttcatatctatctaatgcgtctggtctcgcctcatgcagttctttgtggacgtcgatctcatctcggcacctcgcaggccacctcctccgtgccatcactgtagagctccgtttaaaaatctattcctacccgtgtattgccccttgaatcagcgccatggcccacttgtcattcgatataccgaagccccactcgtgcgtgttttggtcagggatacatcgatgcttacggtcaaacaaaaatggatggtctgacgtgtctttgcgggctctacgtagccccactagtcagaagataatggtcaaccgtcgggcaaccggccgttacagcatctgtgatggtttcagccaaggtcttggggaaaactgaggaaaaactaagaagctggggaaaactgagcacaactaagaaacggagggcacgaaaatagaaatccctatttcatATCTGTTGAAAATGCTAAGCTCTTAGAAGAAGTGATGGTGAGCCAAGAAACGCCGTATGCATGTCTTTCTTTGCCGACGACTTCGTTTGTCTTTCCATCGGATTGCGATGTGTAGTATTTACCAGATCTTAAACGGTGATGTAATCAAATGGAGACTTGATCTTAATCTCACAAGTCGCAACTGAAGAgcgtcaaaattcaaaaaatgactACAACTGCCAACGTCGCTGCTAGGCACCGCACAGTTTGGTACCCATTACAACTACAACTTCAAACGTGCAATCTTTAAACCGGAGCAGCAAGCTCCGCGCGGCGCAGCCCGCGTGAAATCGAATTTCCCGCCCTCTCGTATGGGCATCATCTTTGTGCTTCCAGGTGCCCATATATTGATTCGTTTGCTACTTTGCTAGCAACGATCTGTGTGACATTATCCTGGAGAAGTGTTCGATCGCTGTTCGTGCGTTCGTCAATCACAACATCGACATTCTCCGGCGCCGATCGAGCTTTCGCAATGTGGTCGTCGGACGAGGCGGCGCCGCGCATGTACTTCATCCCGTTCCCGACGCCGGGCCACGCGCTGCCGATGTCGGACCTGGCCCGCCTCTTCGCGTCCCGCGGCGCCGACGCCACCCTCGTCCTCACGCACGCCAACGCCGCCAGGCTCGGCGGCCCAGTCGCCCGCGCGGCCGCCTCGGGCCTCCGCATCCGCGTCCACGCGCTCCGGCTGCCTGCTGAGGCAGCCGGGCTCAGGGGCGGGCACGAGAGCGCCGACGACCTCCCCACCCGCGAGGACGCGGGCCCGTTCGCCGTCGCCGTGGACCTCCTCGCGCCGCTGTTCGCCGACCTCCTGCGCCGCCACCCCGCCGACGCGGTCGTGTTCGACGGCGTCCTGCCGtgggccgccaccgccgcgcccgAGCTCGGCATCCCGCGGTACGCCTTCACCGGCACGGGCTGCTTCGCGCTCTCGGTGCAGCGGTCCCTGCTCCTCCACACACCGCAGGAGCGCGTCGCGTCGCCCACCGAGCCGTTCCTCGTGCCGGGGCTCCCGGACGCGGTGCGGCTCACCAGGTCGAGGCTCGCCGAGGCGACGCTCCCCGGCGCGGACTCGCGGGAGTTCATGAACCGCATGTTCGACATCGAGCGCGCCACGGCCGGCTGGGTCGTCAACTCCTTCGCCGGCCTCGAGGAGAGGTACATGGAGCACTACGAGAAGGACACCGGGAAGCCGGTGTTCGCCGTCGGGCCGGTCTGCCTCGtcaacggcgacggcgacgacgtccTAGAGCGCGGCCGAGGCGGGGAGACGGGTGCCGCCGCGGAGGCCGCGCGCGTGCTGGGCTGGCTCGACACGAAGCCCGCCCGGTCGGTGGTGTACGTCTGCTTCGGCAGCCTCACCCGCTTCCCGCGCGAGCAGGTGGCCGAGCTCGGCATGGGACTCGCCGACTCCGGCGCGAACTTCGTCTGGGTGATCGGGGATAAGAACTCTCCGCCGCTCCCCGACGTGGCGGCAGCAGCGGGGGGCCGCGGGCTGCTGGTCAGGGGGTGGGCGCCGCAGGTGGCCGTGCTGAGGCATGCAGCGGTGGGCGCGTTCGTGACGCACTGCGGGTGGGGCGCGGTGACTGAGGCGGCGTCGGCTGGAGTCCCCGTGGTGGCGTGGCCGGTGTTCGCGGAGCAGTTCTACAACGAAGCGCTGGTGGTGGGAGTCGCCGGCACGGGCGTCAGCGCCGGCGCGGAGAGGGGGTACGTGTGGGGAGGCGAGGAGCTGGGCGGGGTGGTGGTGGGCAGGGAGAAGGTGGCGGAGAGGGTCCGCGCGGCAATGGCGGACGAGGGGCTGAGGCGGAGGGCAGGAGAGATGGGGGAGCTCGCGCGGCGGGCGGTGGAGGTGGGAGGGTCGTCGTACAAGGCCGCTGGGGCGTTGCTGGATGATGTGCTACGCCGGCGATCGACGacacgggggctgacgaggggaggCGGCGCGTCCTGATCTTCGCCTTAAACTCAGCCTCGAATTGCTGTTCTTACTTCAGTAATCAAGTACAGTATATGTTGTGTTAGCTGCACACCCAAATGTCGATTTTAATCTTCATTCAAAAAATTTAACCGGCTAATATAAAGTCAGATGTACAAAGGCCTTTGGACCTTCACGTTCGTCCTGATGAGATATTTTAAGAAGATCATTATTTGATACTTTAAGAATTTTAAATTTCAAACTTCCGGAACAGGATGAAATAACATGCATGAAACTCTTTGGACCTGTGAAAGATATAACGACCACGTAAATTAGTTCAGAAGGATGTTTCAGTAAGTTCTGTTTATGGGCAGACAAGTTCCAGGATTATATTTCATTTGGTTTCTTCATGTTTAAAAGGGTATTACATTGTTTCATTATGTGCAGGTGCGCTTTAAACTGGTTTCGGTAGAATTTTAAAAACAGCATAAAGTTTTGATCTACTTTTATCTTGGATCTTCACAATTGAAGCGCATCATGATGTTTTATTGTGATCTTGCGTGCTACAAATTTGTTTCATTGCGTATAATTTTAGTATGAACACCCACTAGCGCACTAATAAagtaattcataattttgaaatcCTACTCCTCGATCAGCACAAGAGATTTTACACCTTAAAATTACCAAAATCATGGTGATTTTTCAATGCATGCGGCCAAAGATTCAATCATACTAACTTTTTTTATGTATGATTGATTCAAATCCACCAAAAAGAATCATACTAATTGGCACTATGGGTACAGAGGTATCCCGTGTCGGAGCTGGACCAAAATCCTAGGTGAGGTACACAAACTGAAGTATATTATTATGATAAAAATGAGAAATCCTACACCTACGGAATGTTTCATTATAAACCAAGCTTACCGTCTCACGTGGCGATTAATCATGTATCCGGGTCATGTATGTGATCCGTAAGAGGACACATATGTTCGTATAGCTATAGGATTTCTGGTAAAACGATCATCTGAAAAAAAAAATGTTATAAAAGGAGGGGCCACTGCCCCCTTGTCCCCAACTAAGACACACCATCGGAGGTTTAGACGATAATAATATACATCTAAACATGGATATCAAGATAAAACACATCAAACTACATGATAAAAGGCGCAATGAGTTGCCAAGCCACACCCACATGGTTGTACATCTTTCCTTGGGAAGGCGTCCGAGGAAAGATGTGTTTTAGCTTGTGGGTGGTGGGGTTTGGAAATTTGGCTCCCCATTTATCCTGTGATTTGATGTGTTTTAGCTTGTCACATCCTTGTCCAAATGTATATTATTGTTGTATATACTTTCGGTGGTGGAGTTTAGTTGGGGGAAAGGGGGCGATGCCCCCCTCCCCCTAGAAATTGTTCTTGTGAATTAAAATGTAGATATGTAAGTTATCTCTTTCATAAATATCACTAATCTCTAAACTCATAGGATATTCGTATCATTGCCTTTGCGAACATTGGCACTGAGGAGATTTCCGtttgagagggagggagggagggagagggagtgggagagggagagggagagggagagggggagggagagggggagggaggggggaaagagagagagagagagagatggcaaCACCAAGAAGCACATATTTAGCTAAAGAGTCTCGttcaaagaaagaaagaaaaagtaaACAAAGTAGGATGGGAGGAGAGGAAAATCTACTTtagctcataggtgtagatgcatcCACTATtcaaaatcatattttaaaatatctaaaaattCTAGAAAAGTATCAAGGGGTACACCTAGACATTCTATGTCCGCACACAAAGTTTAACAGGAAAATATTACTTTTG contains:
- the LOC124695007 gene encoding UDP-glucose flavonoid 3-O-glucosyltransferase 7-like, which gives rise to MWSSDEAAPRMYFIPFPTPGHALPMSDLARLFASRGADATLVLTHANAARLGGPVARAAASGLRIRVHALRLPAEAAGLRGGHESADDLPTREDAGPFAVAVDLLAPLFADLLRRHPADAVVFDGVLPWAATAAPELGIPRYAFTGTGCFALSVQRSLLLHTPQERVASPTEPFLVPGLPDAVRLTRSRLAEATLPGADSREFMNRMFDIERATAGWVVNSFAGLEERYMEHYEKDTGKPVFAVGPVCLVNGDGDDVLERGRGGETGAAAEAARVLGWLDTKPARSVVYVCFGSLTRFPREQVAELGMGLADSGANFVWVIGDKNSPPLPDVAAAAGGRGLLVRGWAPQVAVLRHAAVGAFVTHCGWGAVTEAASAGVPVVAWPVFAEQFYNEALVVGVAGTGVSAGAERGYVWGGEELGGVVVGREKVAERVRAAMADEGLRRRAGEMGELARRAVEVGGSSYKAAGALLDDVLRRRSTTRGLTRGGGAS